ATAAAACGTGAAAAATATCTACCGTTGTCATATCCTACTACCCCCATATCTACAGCCTCTTTAAGCGTAAACATTTGTGAAGTAATATAGTTCATAGTTGACTGTGAATCTGGTGCATAACCTATACCAAATTTCTCGACACTACTCTCATATATTCCACGTTCGTGCAGATAACTTGTAGCATCTTGACGTGATGTAAGCAAACTTTGGTAGTATCCGTTTAACTTGTCCATAACTTGTGAGCGCGGTTTGTTATTTTTTTTGTCCGTGTATGAAAGTGTAAAGTTATAAGTATCTGCTAACTTTTCTATAGCTTCAGGATAGTTTAGCTTCTCATACTCCATAGTAAACTTAATGCTGTCACCACCGGCACCACAACCAAAACAGTGGTATATTTGTTTTGAAGGGCTCACAACAAAAGATGCAGTTTTTTCATCGTGAAACGGGCATGGTGCTTTAAAGTTTGCACCTGCTTTTTTCAGCTCTACATACGAACCTACTACATCAACAACATCAAGTTGTGCCTTTAAGGCATCTATGGACTCTTGGGTAATCATAAATGAGATTATATCCATATGTGCTTTAAATTTGAATGTAATATAATATTATTTATACTTATTATATATATAACTTAAGCATATTTTTATGCCTGATTGATAGAATTCTACAAATAATTTAAAAGGACAAACATGACAAAAATCATCATTTCTATTTTAGTAACATTAACTTTCTCACTAACAGCATCTGCATATGATCAAGCAAAAGCCGAGTCTTTCAATAAGTTTTATTCAAACTTTACTCATAATGCGTGTGCAAACTCAAAACTTTTTATCGAAGCAGAAGAGGTTATTCAAAAAATAGTTAAAAAAGAAAGCTATGTACTATTAGATGTGAGAACTAAAGCTGAAAAATCAATAGCAGCTATCAGTGAGAAAAATAGCTTAGATATCGAGCTGAAAGATCTGTTTAAAAAAGAAAATTTAGATAAATTACCAAAAGATAAAACAATTTTTCTTGTTTGTCACAGCGGGACTAGAGCTGTTTTAGCAGCTCCTGGACTATTACAGCTTGGATTTAAAAATATTCACATTGTTAAAGGCGGATTTGTAGCCATAGCTAATGCAG
This Sulfurimonas sp. DNA region includes the following protein-coding sequences:
- a CDS encoding rhodanese-like domain-containing protein, whose translation is MTKIIISILVTLTFSLTASAYDQAKAESFNKFYSNFTHNACANSKLFIEAEEVIQKIVKKESYVLLDVRTKAEKSIAAISEKNSLDIELKDLFKKENLDKLPKDKTIFLVCHSGTRAVLAAPGLLQLGFKNIHIVKGGFVAIANAANPKNTFTK